ATCGAGACAAGCCTCACAGGTGGTCGTCAATCATCAGAGCTGGTCACAGTCTGGCGTGAGCTGAGCTGAAGAACCTCGGCCTGCATCACGCGGAAAGCCATTGCAGCGACACGGTGCGCTGACGCGGGCCATCCAGCTCCACCAGGATCACGTCCTGGTAGCGCCCCAGTTGCAGCGCTCCGTTGTTCACCGACACCGTCGTTTGATGGCCGAGCAGCAACGCCTGCAGATGGGCATGGGCATTCCGCGGTTCATCGTCGGGGATGCCGGGGCGCAGCTCCAGGTCGTTGTGTTTCCAAGCTGTGGTGGGGGGTGCCAGCTGCCGAAGCCACTGCTGCAGATCCAACAGGAGCCTCTCCTCCAGTTCGTTCACGATCACTGCGGTGGTCGTGTGTTGCGTTGACACCACAACGGCTCCATCGCGTTCGCCATGCACTTGAACAAACCGCTGCAGTTCGGCGGTGAGTGACAGGCACTGGAAGGGGGCGTCGGTGCTGAGGTGGAGGAGATGGGAGGTCATGGGCTCATGTTGCCGATCAATCCATGCATCGTCTTCGTCTCAAAGGAGCTAAACATGCAATCGACGCCCTGGATCCATGGCCCTTCTTCCCCGCTGGCAGTACATGACCGATGAGAGCAAAGCTCTTGTGAAGCGTGCAGCCGTGAGTGTGTTGGTGCTGTTCGTAGCGGCGATCCTGCTGCGAGCGCTTTTGCCCTGGGTGTTGCTGGCCTTGATTGTCTGGTTTGTCTGGAGCTGGATGAGCCGACGCTGAAGGGTTGTCGACAAACGATGCAACCGCGATCAGAGTTGTTGCGGTTTCCCCTTGGTTTCATGGCTACTGATCAGGACCGCACACTGATGAAGGAGGCCATCCGCCTCATGCGCGAAGCCGGAGTGGTGAACAAATCAGGTGGTCCGTTCGGTGCCGTGATTGCGAAAGATGGAAAGGTGGTATCCGCCAGCGGCAACAGTGTGGTGCGCGACCTCGATCCCAGTGCTCACGCTGAGGTGAATGCCATTCGTGCGGCTTGTAAAGCTCTGGGGACTTGGGATCTCACCGGCTGCGTGATGTATACCAGCTGCGAATGCTGCCCGATGTGTTACGCAACCGCCTACTGGGCTGGGATCCGGAAAGTGTTCTATGCCGCGGCATGGTCGGATTATTCCGATCTCTTCTCGGATCAGGAAATCAATGAAGATATGCAGAAATCCAGGGATGAAAGGGAGATCCAGCTCACGCAGATTCTTCAGGACGAAGCTTGTTCCGTTTGGAAAGAGTTTCGCTTGCTGCCCGATGGTGCCCGGTACTGAGATGTTCAGCGCTAAAGCAACGGGACGGGCCCCTGAAGCTCATGGATGAGCATCATCAGAGTGATGAACAATTCGTTTACACCTTCCATAACGAGTTGCTGCCCTCACAGGTGGAAGCCTTCAGCAGACTGCAAGCCGACTTGGATATCGCTGCCAAGGCTTTCGAAGGCTATCTCGGACAAGAATTGTCCTATCAGGTCATTGAGAGCGATGGTCTGATTCAATGCACTGCCCGGATTCGTTTCACAAGCCTTGAGCTTTGCCTGAGCTGGTTGGATAGTTCTGTGCGCCGGCATCTGCTCTCCGAGGCTGAAGGGGCCATCGGCTATCGCTATCGCGCCAGTGTTGAACCGCAATCCTTTGATCAGTGGATCGCCGTGCGCAGTGGCCAGCGTTCTCCAACCTGGAAAGTGAATCTTCTGGTTTGGTTGGCGTTGTATCCCTCTGTGATGGTTTTGATTCTGATCGGTCAGACCACGTTGGGACGTTTGCCATTGCCTCTCAACATGCTGATCAGCAATGCCATCACTGTTGCTGTCACGGGTTGGTGGCTGGTCCCCTGGTTGAGTCGGGTGTATGGCGGCTGGCTGTCGAATCGGTCTCAGCGCTGGAACTGGATTCACAGTCTTACGATTGTTGGTTTTCTATTTCTTTTTCTTGTTCTGTTCAGCGCTCTGAATTCGTTGCTCTGATGTTTTTTGCAACAGGTTTGTCGTGGTCAGATCGGATCAACACGGTTTAATTGGGCAGTTTTGAAGCCAGAGGATGAGATTCATTCGTGTTCTAAATCTCAATCCGGGTTTCCTCCTTCTGAAAAATCTTCTGGGGCTGGTTCTTGCATTGGCAGCGCCAGTGATGGCCCAGAGTCCTCCCCCTTCCGGTAACC
The sequence above is a segment of the Synechococcus sp. PROS-7-1 genome. Coding sequences within it:
- a CDS encoding secondary thiamine-phosphate synthase enzyme YjbQ, which gives rise to MTSHLLHLSTDAPFQCLSLTAELQRFVQVHGERDGAVVVSTQHTTTAVIVNELEERLLLDLQQWLRQLAPPTTAWKHNDLELRPGIPDDEPRNAHAHLQALLLGHQTTVSVNNGALQLGRYQDVILVELDGPRQRTVSLQWLSA
- a CDS encoding nucleoside deaminase; this translates as MATDQDRTLMKEAIRLMREAGVVNKSGGPFGAVIAKDGKVVSASGNSVVRDLDPSAHAEVNAIRAACKALGTWDLTGCVMYTSCECCPMCYATAYWAGIRKVFYAAAWSDYSDLFSDQEINEDMQKSRDEREIQLTQILQDEACSVWKEFRLLPDGARY